CTCGTGGCGGTCTCGACTGGCCTGGCGGTCGCGCTCTATCTGCCTGATATCGGCCGCGACGCCATGCTTGCCGCGTCAGCGGCTGCCATTGCGTCGTTCTTCATCGCGCTGCTCGGCATGCTGACCCGAGGCACACGGTTCCGGCTGATCTGCGACGCCAGCATGGTGGCTGTGATCGTCGTCGTGATGATGCTCGACTGGGTGAGTTGAGCCGCGTCAGATCACAGCTCCGGTAGCTCCATCGATCAGGTGCATGTGGTTCAGATGGGCGGCCAGTGTCATCGGCGCTCCGTCGCGGGCGCCCGCCTCCGGGCTTGTGCGGCCGCAGAGCTGGGCGCCGTTGAGCGTGAAATAGACCAACGTCTCGTTGCCCATAGGCTCGATCACATCCAGCTGGATATCGAACGGCACCACGTCAGGCTCGGGGCTCTTCGGTGGCTCTGTCAGATGCTCCGGACGGAGGCCGAGCGCCAACCCGCTGGCGCCGACATGGGCCTTGTAGCGATCCGTCCTGCTTGCGGGCACCGGCAGCAGGATATTGTCGGTCAGCCTGAGCGCCAGCCCGCCGCCTGCCTGTTCGAGGCCAACGGGGATGAAATTCATCGCCGGCGATCCGATGAAGCCCGCCACGAAGCGGGTCTTCGGATGGTGATAGAGCTCGTTCGGCGGGCCGATCTGTTCGATCCTGCCATGGTTCATCACCACGACGCGGTCGGCGAGCGTCATCGCCTCCACCTGGTCATGTGTCACATAGACTGTGGTGGTGCGGACCTTCAGGTGCACCTTCTTGATCTCGGTCCGCATCTGCACGCGCAGCTTGGCATCGAGGTTCGACAGCGGCTCGTCGAACAGGAAGACCTTGGGATTGCGCACGATCGCGCGGCCCATGGCCACGCGCTGCCGCTGGCCGCCTGAGAGCGCCTTCGGCTTGCGGGCAAGCAGTTCCGTGATGTCGAGAATACGGGCAGCCTCGTCGACTCGCGCCTTGATCTCCGCCTTCGGGTAATGCTTCAGCCGAAGGCCGAACGACATGTTCTCAGCGACCGTCATGTGCGGATAGAGCGCGTAGTTTTGGAACACCATGGCGATGTCCCGATCCTTCGGCGGGACGTCGTTGACGACATCGCCGTCGATGGAAATCTCGCCGCCTGAAATGTCCTCCAGCCCGGCGATCATGCGCAGCGTCGTGGATTTGCCGCAGCCCGATGGCCCGACCAGCACCACGAATTCATGGTCGGCAATATCGAGATTGATGCCCCGGACAGCCTCGACATCGTCGTAGCGCTTGACGATGTTCCGCAATGTTACGCCTGCCATGTGCCCCTCGCTCAGCCTTTGGTCGCGCCGGCGGTGAGGCCTGCGATGTAGTAGTCCATGAGGAATGCGTAGATGACGAGGGGCGGCAGGGCGCCAAGCAGCGCACCGGTCATGATCTGCCCCCAGTTGAAGACATCGCCCTTGATCAGTGTCGTGATGATGCCGACCGGTAGAACCAGCTGGTCGACCGATGTGGTGAACGCGAGTGGATAGAGGAACTGCGCCCAACTGACCGTGAAGGCGAAGATCGTCGCCGCGATGATGCCGGGTAGCGCCACGGGAACGAAGATCCAGATCAGCGTCTGAAACCAGCTGGCGCCATCGATGATCGCCGCTTCGTCCAGTTCCTTCGGGATGGAGGCGAAATAGCCGATCATGATCCAGGTGCAGAACGGCACCGTGAGCGTCGGATAGACCACCAGCAGCACCCACCAGCGGTTCAGCAGCTGAATGCCCGTATACTCGTGGAAGGTCGCGAACATCTTGAACATCGGGATGAACAGGAGCGTGTCCGGTACCAGGTAGGTGAGGAACACACCCGTGGCGAGCGTCGCCGAGCCCCAGAAGCGCATCCGCGCCAGCGCGAAGGCGGCCGGGATCGAGATCAGCATGGTGATGGTGACAACGAAGGTCGAGACGATCACCGAGTTCTTGAAGAAGGTGAGATATTGCGGCGATGTGATCAGCCCGGAATAGTTGGACAAGGTCGGATTGAAGACCCACCAGGGATTAGTCGCTGCCGAGATCTCCGCGCTGGTTTTCAGCGAGGTGATGAACATGTAGAGCGGCGGCAGCAGCGAGAAGGCCGCGAAGATCACCAGAAAGAAGTAGGACCACCGCAGCGCCCAGGTGCGATCGCGGCTCATGCTGCCATATTGGGTCTTGCGGCGGGGTGCGCCCTTGTCGATTGCGGCTGCGGTCATCAGGCCTCGTTCCCCCGTTTGGTGATGTCGCGCAGGATGAAGATGGCAGCCACCGCCAGGATCGGCACCATGAACAGCGAGACCGATGCGCCGAGCGGAATGTCGGACCCCTCGATGCCGATGCGGAAGGCCCAGGTGGCGAAGAGGTGGGTCTGGTCCAGTGGCCCGCCGGCGGTCAGCACGCGCACAATGTCGAAATTGGCGAAGGTGACAATCAGCGAGAACAGCGCGGTGATCGCGATGATGTTGCGCATCATCGGCAGCGTGATGAACCAGATCCGCTGCCACCAATTGGCGCCGTCGATCTCGGCAGCTTCATAGAGCTGGTCCGGCACCGATTTCAGCGCCGCCAGGTACATGATCATGAAGAACGGCGCGCCGACCCAGACATTGACCAGAATGACCGAGAAGCGGGCCCAGTTGGCATCGCCGGTCCAGGGGATCGGTCCAATATTGAAAGCCGACAGCGTATAGTTGAAGGCGCTGTAAGAGGAATCGAACAGCCAGAGC
This region of Phreatobacter aquaticus genomic DNA includes:
- a CDS encoding carbohydrate ABC transporter permease yields the protein MTAAAIDKGAPRRKTQYGSMSRDRTWALRWSYFFLVIFAAFSLLPPLYMFITSLKTSAEISAATNPWWVFNPTLSNYSGLITSPQYLTFFKNSVIVSTFVVTITMLISIPAAFALARMRFWGSATLATGVFLTYLVPDTLLFIPMFKMFATFHEYTGIQLLNRWWVLLVVYPTLTVPFCTWIMIGYFASIPKELDEAAIIDGASWFQTLIWIFVPVALPGIIAATIFAFTVSWAQFLYPLAFTTSVDQLVLPVGIITTLIKGDVFNWGQIMTGALLGALPPLVIYAFLMDYYIAGLTAGATKG
- a CDS encoding carbohydrate ABC transporter permease — translated: MNRKSTIAFLMALPLIILILVLVVYPAFYAIYLATLRKSMASVAWMRNCSWLPEAICGYVPFGNIQFLFTRETFWKVVYQSCLFAITAVIFKALIGFIVAHFVHNIPAKGQRKWRGMLLIPWVIPPAMSTLAWLWLFDSSYSAFNYTLSAFNIGPIPWTGDANWARFSVILVNVWVGAPFFMIMYLAALKSVPDQLYEAAEIDGANWWQRIWFITLPMMRNIIAITALFSLIVTFANFDIVRVLTAGGPLDQTHLFATWAFRIGIEGSDIPLGASVSLFMVPILAVAAIFILRDITKRGNEA
- a CDS encoding ABC transporter ATP-binding protein, whose amino-acid sequence is MAGVTLRNIVKRYDDVEAVRGINLDIADHEFVVLVGPSGCGKSTTLRMIAGLEDISGGEISIDGDVVNDVPPKDRDIAMVFQNYALYPHMTVAENMSFGLRLKHYPKAEIKARVDEAARILDITELLARKPKALSGGQRQRVAMGRAIVRNPKVFLFDEPLSNLDAKLRVQMRTEIKKVHLKVRTTTVYVTHDQVEAMTLADRVVVMNHGRIEQIGPPNELYHHPKTRFVAGFIGSPAMNFIPVGLEQAGGGLALRLTDNILLPVPASRTDRYKAHVGASGLALGLRPEHLTEPPKSPEPDVVPFDIQLDVIEPMGNETLVYFTLNGAQLCGRTSPEAGARDGAPMTLAAHLNHMHLIDGATGAVI